TTGGGATTTAAAGTATCTAAACCACGTGAAGAAATCCTAGTAAATGATACCGTCCCACCAGGTTTGATGACGCCAGGGCTAAACGACTGACAAATTATCTGGCTTACTAGCTGGAGCACAGGCTGAGATTTGGGAGAAGGCCTTTATCACCAAAAGGCTGTTTTGTGAAGTACTACATTAGCACAGGGGGAAAGGATGAGGAGCAGTGATCTGGAGGTTCCAAGATTCAGAACTGACCAAAAGGCTTAGGAGGGAGATGAGAGGCCTCGCCTACCTGCACTCCTTGGCCAGCAGACGCTCCCAGTACTGACAGTCCGCCGCAGAGCCAGACATGGTGCCAAGCAGGTAAGGGTTAATCTCAATCACCTTATTACACCTTAAGGTGGCTGGAAGAAGATGGAGTTTTGAGAGAGGAGGAATGACCCTGCAACTCTCCCTGTGTGCCCAAAATCAGTATCTGCTTCTGCCTTGGTGCAGATGTTGGGCTCCTGCTGAGAGGGGGCCCAGCTCCCCAGGTTCTGCCTGCtggaacacacacactcaccgACGTAAGTCCCAGCAGAAGCACGAGAATCCACCGCCACAACCACTCCATGCTGGAACTTGAAAGCCAGCGTGGTGGTGCCATGGGCCATCTCGATCTGAACATTCCTTTCTCCATTCCCACCATGGGACTGGAAGAATTCAGTGGGCtaatgagagagaaaaggcagagaaaggggcacTGAAAACTTGTGAATCACGGGGCTCCAGGAAAGGGCTTAGGAGAGTTTTGAGAACGAAGAGATAGGCAGAGATTCTCCAGCCACCAATAACTGGAACGGTTAATAACCAATCTCTACAAGGAAATGACCTGGGAAAAGAAGAAGCACGTGACACCAACCTTTTCCATTTTCCAGCACAATagatatgaaaggaaataaatgttagCCGTAACTAAACATTGTAAGGGTGGctttaatgggttttttttttccattcataagTCCTTTAACCCCCACAACGGGTGTTGTTaataatatccccattttacagaagcgATGCCCCAGACCTTGCTTGACTAAGTGATTGAGCCAAGACACAACAGTTGAGTGGCTGAGAGGAGGCTAACAGCCAAAGTTCGCTGGTTTTCCAAGGCACTTCACGGCCCCTATGGCATACAATAGCCCCATGCCAAAGGCTCCGTGATTTGCGTGTGATGGAGAACTGGCAGGAAAGCTCTCTGGTCTTCCTCCACCACACCTCTAACTCCTTGCCCTAATCTGTACTTTCTAACCCTCAGGCGGTCGGCCCCTGATTCCCACGTGGCCCCCGCCCTGGCACCGCGCGCTGGACGCCGCTCTCCTTGACGGAAGGATGGCCCGCTCTGGGTTTCCTGGCCTCTGGGTAGTCTCAAGGGAGACCCCCCCATCCCCATGCACCCTCCTCCCCGCCTTCCCTCGGGGTGTCTTACAGCCCTGACCTGCATTCCTCGGGGGAGGGCGAACTCCGGAGATCGCAGAGAGAAACTGTAGTGTCCAGGGTCCGAGCGAAGCTGACTGCCCAGGGTGGAGAAAGCGCAATCCTTCCTCTGCCCTCGGGGGGCTCCGCACACCTCCAGGAGCGCCATGATCGCCTAGGACCCGGAGATGTGTCGGAAAGGGGAAGCGAAAGCGAAAGCCCGCAGCCttaaggggagggaagcagaattTTTTCCGCATCCCCCTGCCCTTTCCAAGAAGAGGCCAGTGGGCGGCTGGAGACCAGGAATATTAGGAACAGGTTTCTCTGCGCCGCCCTTATACGGGTTGAGGAAACCATGGATGATAGACtgtcagaagaaaaggagaaagagggggcgACTTCGAAAGCCCTCTTGGCGCTGAGATTTCAGTAGACACCAACACGCCGCCGGGCATCTTCTGGACACTTAGGAAGTGGGTATGGGATTGTATGGTCTTAAAGGCTTAGCCTCAACCAGAAAGCTACAAGTCAGTGAGAAGTAGGGAGCAGTTTCACCTCCGGGAGCTGCGGTGTTCATAGAagcatcattttataaaaataggagaaagaggaggacgTGGGGGCAGTGAGTCTTGAGGACAGGTTCTGGGACAACCGGCAAAGGAATATACCCGCAGCgtctgggggaaggagaaggctCAGTGTCTGAACCTTTCGACTTGGTCCCTCAGGGCCCCTCCCGGTTCAACGATCCCTCTAACCTACAGCCACCCGCAAGAACCGCCCTTTCTGCTCGCACCTCTTCGCACGACTCCCGCTCGACTGAGCACGGTGAGGGAACTTCTCTAAGCCCCGCCTCTCCTTGCAACCTGTGTTGGCCTAAACTGCCCGGCAACTGTTTACGTCACCCGACCATGGCCCTCCCAGAATGGACGAGATTTACTAGACCACCCCGCCCACTAGGCTGAAATTACCCTCGGCAGGTGCCACTTCTGAGCCCGGTGAGCTCTGGGGGAAAGGACccaggcggggcggggcaggtggTAAACTGAGCTCAGCGCCTGGCGCGCTCGCACTTCCTCCAGTTGCGCTCGCCCTCCATCTTCCACCTCAGAAAGGCCACCGCTCCGAGCCGGAACTGCTAGTGCTTGGAGGGCGCTGTATCCCACTCTGACTCATCCTTGGGGGCGGACGTGGGAGCATGGGGAAGTGGAGGGGCAACCATAGGAAACAGAAAACTTAAGGGAGGATATGGCATATTTAGGACTGTGAAGTGTGCAAATGCTGGTGAGCCATTTGGTGCACTGAAAACAGGAGAAACCACAGTTATAAAACACCAGCTTTATTATAAATACCAAGAATCCAGAGTGTGTTTATGGGCCAGCATATGCCTTTAGTCCTATTGGAAAGTATTCTTTCTGTATGTTCTAAAGTTCTTCTCATTTTCAGGGTTCTATCCACAACAAACCTGGCTCTAAACCCAGTTACACTAAGGGGTTATGAactctgttttcttccaagaaatcTGCATTATCAAGAGGAGCTTGGAGACGGGGTAACACTCGTGGCAGAATTTCAGGCATCGTTCCAGGATGTCACTCCTCCTAGAAGCAGCTGTCTATTGTGCAGCTCTGGTAACACCTTTGTTCCCAAATTCTCCACTACAGAGGGCAGAAAAACAAGGGAGGGAGGTGGCATGTGCAGGTCTGAGAAGGCTTTCATTCTGGAGCACCTGACCCGTCAGCAGCCTGCATCATGTCCCAGTAGCGTCCGTTCCTCTCCATGAGCTGCTGGTGGGTTCCTGCTTCACAGATGGTACCTCCTTCCAGAAAAAGGATTTGGTCAGCCTGCTCCACCAAGCTGAGACACTGGGTGATGAGAAGCACAGACCTAGAGCCCCGCTCAGGGCTTTTGTACAGGAGCTGCTCCACCTGAGAAAAGACACAGACTCTGTCAAGAACCCAGGGAGACACCTGTGTTTCCAGAGCAGGGGCAGATCTCACCAGGATCACTGCCACCTCTGCCAACAACCCCAAGGAGCTGAAGATTCTTGTTCTGAGTGCTCCTCTGTCCAGCCTTTGATTTGTTAAGGACTGTTTACATGAGGTGGTGACAGCAGAATAAAAGTCAGAGTCCTGTGGTGAAACCCATAAGGGAAGAGTAAAGGGTATCAAATAGTCTCTCCTCTCTACCTATAAACTGggcattttctattctgttttaaagaaatataacttAGTGGTAAAGAGCATGAGCATTCAGTTCAGGCAGGCTTGCCTTTGGGTCTACGCTCCGCTATTCAACAGCTCTAAGACAGTGAGCAGGCTACTCAGCCTCTCTTAGCCTCCATTTTATCGTCTGTAGAACGAGGATAACAACACCCAGCTCACAGGCATTTATGATTAGTAAATGAGTGAGACAGTACATGGAGAGAGCCTAGTAgcatgtctggcacatagtaaaagaGTAAAAGCTCAATTGATATTAATATTGTTAGGATGGTCTTCTTATGTTTGGCTTCAGAGATTCAGAGTCTGTAGATAGTCTCTTTGAATTGGTTCTAAGCATCTTGGGGAGCAGCTGTTGGGAACTGAGAATTCCAAGGATTGGTTTGGATAATTATGTTAGTACACCTCACACAGGatgaatgaaggagggaagaTTGGGTGGGATATAGTCACTAACAAAATGTCTCTCTCACCCGTAACTGGCTATTTGCATCAAGGGCACTGGTAGCATCATCCAAGATGAGTACACGTGGTTTCCGGATCAGTGCTCGAGCCAAGGCCACTGCCTGTCGCTGACCCCCCGATAGCTGGCTCCCAGCCTCGCCTACCTCTGCAGAGATAAGAGCCCAGGTGAGGCCTGGACAACCACATGTGCATCCACATGCTTGCCTGCGGGTgcgcgcacgcatgcacacacacccccacatccccccgccccccccacacacaccccaaggaCTGGATGCATTCACTTTCCTTCTGGGAAGGTGAAGAAGTTCGGAAGATGTGAGGATGAAGAAGCCATAGGAACAAGATCCTACAACTTCAAACTGATCTCAGTGTGTTGGGAAGAATGCTGAATAAAGGTTTCAGTAAAGATGTCTGGGTAATGACACGAGCTAAGAGAGCACCTGTGTTATAGCCCTGAGGGAGTTCAGAGATGAAGCTATGGGCTCCAGACTCCATTGCAGCAGCTATGACTTCCTCCATAGTTGGCTTCTGGACCAGGCCATAGGCAATATTTTCTCGAAAACTCCTTCCAAATAGCTGTGGCTCTTGTCCCACTGCAGCCACCTGGGACAAAATATGATGAAGAGGCATAGAACAAGGAACACAGGAGTATGGTTATCCAGAGACTGATGACTCAAAATCTTTACTGAAAGCATATCACAAAATTCCACACCACAGCCTCTCTCCTGACTACACGCCATCTCCACTCAAGGTCCATCACTCCTTAGCCCTCCTTTCAGAGTGCTTGGTGACAGTGTTCGTTGAGAGTTCTTCTTACTCaatgccccctgccctcccccatgcCATCTTCTTGCTCACCCGTGTGTGCAGGTAGCGATGCTCATATTGGGGAAGGGGCTTCCCATCCAGCAGCAGCTGCCCCGTTGTGGGCTGGTAGAGATTCTGGAGCAGGGCAGCCACGGTGCTCTTCCCAGACCCATTGGGCCCCACCAGAGCCATCACCTGACCAGGATGCAGGGTGAATGTCAGCCCCTGGAGGCcagagaatcaaaaaagaaaagaggcagacTAAGGCCTTGAGTCTGTCATTGTCTTGTTACATAGCATGATGTCTTAccccagagaagaaagggagaaaaaattgggaaatacaGCCACTCCTACCCTCCCATAGGCATAGACCTCTGTTCCTCAGGGATGACAGCTCCCCAAGGAGTAGAGATGGAAGGTGAGGCAAAGACCAGAGCAAGGACCAAGGACTGCTATGCCACACACTTGGTATTACATATcatgagaaagcagaaaaaaaaatcacattctaaATCACaactggaaaccaaaagaaaagaagactagAGACAGATTTTGCTTCAGCAATTCCTTAGGATGTGAGACCCTTCCCCCTGAGAGCCTCTTCTCCCATCCTCTTTAGAAATCCAAACCCGTTCTTGAGTGTGGGGCAGTTGTACGGAGTAGAAGGTGCTCATCTTTGCCTTCAAAGGATTAGGAAGCATCTATCTGAACCTTGTGTTAAGCAAgctgaaggcaggaaggaagttTAGGATGGCAGAGTCGAGAGTGCGGCCAGTGAACACCAAGGATCGGTAGGTTGTACCTGCAGCACTGGGACATCTGGACGGTTTGGGTAGGCAAAGGAGACATCTTGAAACTGGACACAGCCCTTCAGGTTTACGGAAGTCAATACACCACTGGCAGGACAGCGAGGAATCCGGTCCaggtattcaaatattttctctgaagagCCCACAGCCTTCTGTACCTTGGGGTAGGTGGAGAGCAGTACCTGGAGGCGAGGTATGAGTATTGAGAAGGGGGAGAACGAATCTGCTTGCCAAGGTTATGTGATATGAGAAGGgtaaagaacagaaggaaggtgACACAGGTGGTGACAGAACGTGGGACAGAAAAGCACGGGAGAATGAAAATGGAAGGATCTCACCTGAACTACCTCGGTGAACTGGATCTGGTAGAGAATAAATGTGACAAGGTCCCCATTGCTTACAGCCCCACTTGTCACCAGCCGCCCACCGATGTATAGGATTCCCACCTTCAGCAGCATCTCTGAGAGCTGTGGGAAAGCCACAGAGAAAAGTGATGGGGTTGAAAAATCTCGAGAGAGGTGCAAAGAACTAGACTCATTAGTCATTATGAAGATGTAAAGTCCCTTTCCCCCAGGTAAGAGCCGGAGGCTCCCCAGGGGGAAAGGAAGAACGCCGCGTGGGGGCTCCATGGTGTCTTCCTCGGTTACACCACAGAagccatcaccatcattatcGCTTTTCAGGAGCATTTTGCTCTTCACAAAAGGCTTTCGGGAATGTAGTGCCATCTAATATTCATATCAACAACGCTGTAGACAAGGTCATACCaatcccactttttaaaatgaggaaacggTCTCAAGAGAAAATAAGTTACTAGCCCATGGTCATAGACCTAGTAAATGGCAGCCACCAAGCCAGGAATTCCCAAATATGGCTCTGGTTCTTTTCCCATTATATAATGGCTCTCACTAGCACATCCACAGAGTCCCAGCATGATGCAGGACCAGATGCAGGAATTTATGGCTCCCTGAGTGCTGCCTGAGAGGCAAAGGAAGGCACTGGGACTGGAAAACGTGGCCTCTCCCTAAAAAGGGGGCTGGATGGACTCTGCATACCTTGGTGAAAGGAAGCCATCCAGAGGGCCTAAAAAGAGGGAGGCAGTTAGGAACACTGAGTAGGATGAGAACACCAAACCAACCATTGCCCAGTGGAGGAGGAGTGTGGAACAGAGTCATGGAAAAGGGAATGGAGTCAAGGCATCTCAGGGGCAAGGGAATAGGCATTTATCTCTGGGTGCTCACATTGATGGTCCAGAGGTCGACTGCATAGGCCAGAGCCTCCTTCTGATGGAGTGTCTTCATATCCTGCAGCTTTTGCCTAAACTTCTGGGCCTCACCCTCCTCATTGGCAAAGCTCCGGACTGTGGGCATAGCTGACAGAACCTCAATGGCCACCTGGCTGGATTCTGCCAGAGATTCCTGGACCTGTGCTGCCAGTGCCTGTGGAGACATGGACAAGAGATGTCACACAGGGTTGGCAGACCGTATGGGACACTAATACCTGAGTTACCTAGTTGGAGATTAAAGGTGAGAAGAGGCAGCtgaatgaagaaaagcaaaaggggCACCGTTATACTCCCTGGATACTAAAGAGGCACACAGGAGAGGAAATCACTGAGAAGGGTCGTAGAGAATCATAATCTTGAGACCAGTGATCATGTTTGTAAAGGAAGATTGTGGGCAGAAGTTAGAAGAGAGTACACACAGAACATGGAGCTCAACGCTGAGCAATCCAGGAACATGGCTTATAGGGCCAGGGAGTCCTGTGAAGATGGGGAATCAAGTGAGGGAGCCAGGAAAGAACCCTGAGAGGAATGAATTCTGCCTAGTCTGGGAAACGAAGGTCTGTGTAGGGTGAGGCATCTCCCTGGACATACCTGGTACCATTTCCCCAGCGTCTTAGGCATAAGAAAAAGCAGAGGCAGGACGACCAGGGTGACCATGGTGAGGGACAGTGACCCCCAGAGCATGAGCCCCAAGAGACACAGCCCCCGCACCAGGTACCACAAAGACAGGCTCAGCTTCTCACTCAGAGACTCACTCAGGGTGGATGTGTCCTCTGTCACCCGAGAAGTGATGGCTCCTGCCAGGGATTGGGAAGAAGACAGTGGATTAATGAGAGGCTCTGGTAGGTGGGACTAGCAAtgagccagggggaggggaaggggggacaaCATGATGTTCTGAGGAGGCTGAGGAAAACAAGGTAAGGGGGAGAGGGCAGTTGAGGGATCTCAGTGTAGGGAGAATgagtattagaaagaaaaagcctaggggcgcctgggtggctcagttggttaagcatccgacttcagctcaggtcatgatctcacagtttgtgagtttgagcccccatgtcgggctctgtgctgacagctcagagcctggtgcctgctttggattttgtgtctccccctctctctgcccctcccctgctggtgctctctctatctcaaaaataaacatttaagaaggaaggcagggagggagggagggagagaaaggagaaagcctggcggaaggaaggaaggaaggaaggaaggaaggaaggaaggaaggcaggctgcCCATgtgaatttccatttctctgacaGATTTTTGTTCCTTAAAGAACACGAATACCCCATGCTGCATACAAGGGCAAGAAGAGCTTAAGCTGGTCACAAAACAGAGCTGGAGAAAAACAGAGGGTGCTGCTAGAAAGCAGTCCAGAAAACTATACTGAGCACTGGGCTGGGAATCAAGAGACGGGTTCTATCCCCAAGCTCCTCTCTATCCATAGGTGACCATGCCAGTTTCAGCATTTAGGGTCCAGGTGtcagtttccttccctgtaaAATAGGCAGTTGGACTCTGTGACCTCCAAATTTCCAGGTTTGAAATTCTGTAGCTTCTATCTAAATAGACACATAGGGATAAATCATGGAAAAATCTTAGATggaaaaaattcagaatattataacataacataatattttTGCTCTTGAGATATATCGAGAATAAGAAATGACAATGTCTATGTGTGAGAGAGACCAAAGTTATAAGTAAAAGAGGATATATGGCGCATATAGGGAGAATGTAGATATAGAACGAAAGAGTTTCATGACACACCTGTTTGGTTCTTTTGGAAAAACTCTGTTTCCTGGCGCAGAACAGCCTGAAATACTTCTCCCTGAAACTGGCTGTGCACACGACCCATGGTGCTGTTATAGATCCCATCACCCACGAACTCCAGCACTGCgctagagagagatggagagaaaaaggatCGGGGTGTgttcagaggacagagagaaggtcCCAAAGAAGTGCACTTTGGACAGCTGCCCCAACTTCTATCTCCCCCGTTTTCTGGGCCCCCCATTCTCAACCTTCCGCCTTCATTCAGCCCCCAGACCTGGctgtggtgagaatggacatgaGCGTTATGTATCtcatgaaaccagaagctgtCCCATCTTGCAGAATGAAGTCAACAAGGCGGCCGGTGAAGAACGGCATGGCCATCTCccctggagagagaaagaagggaccGGTCAGCCAAGCAGATAAGCTCCAACCAGACTGCTCCCCCCCCTCCAGCCCATCCCACTGTTTCACTGTCACCAGTATCCTGAGGGCACCAGCAGAAAGAGGACACTGAGAACACAGCCCTGCACCTGAACAGGTCACCTtggaactcacaaccttgagccCCACCAGACTTTTGTGCGTTTGCTTAGGAAGGCCAGAGGTCATAGGGTGTGCTGACCAGAAGAAAGGACTGGCCCCAGGTGGCCGGTGAAGCAACGTCTGAGGTAGCATTGGAGTCCACGACTCCTGACTCCGACCCAGTCCAGAGCTCTTTCCTGGTGATCTTCTCACGACCAGAGCTGGGTCGCCTTCCCCCGATCCACATTTCCCAGAACCCACATTAACCGATCTCACTGCCCATTACTTTTGATGCCCGCCCAGTCCCCTACTGTCCGTCCCTCTTACCCGCATCCCTCTTACCAAGACAGGAGAGGACACACAGGACCAACAGGAGCGGGACGCGTCGTATctctgaacccaggcagcctaCAAGCCGGCGCACCGCACCTCCTGAACCTCCGTGACTTTCCGGCACACAAAGTTCCCTGAGCTTATGCCAAATGGCAGCGGCAGGCAATGCTGCTACATAACTGAGGGCGAAGGCATCCAGGCGACTTCCCCAGTGCAGGATCCTGGAGCTGTGAGAATCCCTGGGAACTCTCCATGAGCTCAGCTCTCGGAACAAGGCAAGTCCCGGCAGGGCCAAGCTCAGCGCCGCCGCCAACGACTGCAAAGCAGCCAGCCAGCCCCGGACTCCTGCGCTTTCGCTCCCGGAACCGACCGTTGCCCTGAGAACCCCACGGGCCCCCAGCCACAGCACAGCCCAGCGGCTCAGGCCCACCACCCAGACCCGGAGCAGCGGCAGCGCGGTGGGCACCAGCACGGAGCATATTCCGGGGAGCGCGCCCCGGAGCAGCACCCAGTCGACGAGAACCAGCAGCGCTATCCCCAGCCACGCGAGGGAAGTTCGGGAAGGGCAGAGGCACCCGCAAGGCCTGGGGGGCCCAGAGCTGGCCATGGGCGCGCGGGCGCTGCCGGGGGTCGCGCCCCCGCCTGGGACTCTCCGCTGTCCCCGCCGTGCCGGAGGCTCTGGGTGCCGATCGAGTCTGTGCCGGTGAGGGCGCAGGGGCCGGCGGccgggagaagagggaagggcgGGCGGAGGCAGGGTTTTCGGAAAGTCCCGGGAACGCCAGGTTCAGGCCGCGCTAGCTAGAAGCCAGCCGTTTCGCGGAAAGGGAAACCGAAAGCGGCAGGCTGCTCTGTAGGCAGGCCGGATCTGTAGATCCGCCCCCCTTCAGAATGTGGCCCGCCCAGACTATTTTGGGAGAAGGCGTGGGAATCCGATCTGAGGTTCTGGAGAGAGAAGTCTTGAGGCTCCGCCTTCTCCATCAAGCACACTCGTCCTTCCTTTCATTGCTACCTCTTGCGGACCCCACTTGTCGGGACTTTCTTTACCCCAGCCTTGGGACTTGCTTAACCCCAGGCCT
The nucleotide sequence above comes from Panthera tigris isolate Pti1 chromosome B2, P.tigris_Pti1_mat1.1, whole genome shotgun sequence. Encoded proteins:
- the TAP1 gene encoding antigen peptide transporter 1 isoform X1, whose protein sequence is MASSGPPRPCGCLCPSRTSLAWLGIALLVLVDWVLLRGALPGICSVLVPTALPLLRVWVVGLSRWAVLWLGARGVLRATVGSGSESAGVRGWLAALQSLAAALSLALPGLALFRELSSWRVPRDSHSSRILHWGSRLDAFALSYVAALPAAAIWHKLRELCVPESHGGSGGAVRRLVGCLGSEIRRVPLLLVLCVLSCLGEMAMPFFTGRLVDFILQDGTASGFMRYITLMSILTTASAVLEFVGDGIYNSTMGRVHSQFQGEVFQAVLRQETEFFQKNQTGAITSRVTEDTSTLSESLSEKLSLSLWYLVRGLCLLGLMLWGSLSLTMVTLVVLPLLFLMPKTLGKWYQALAAQVQESLAESSQVAIEVLSAMPTVRSFANEEGEAQKFRQKLQDMKTLHQKEALAYAVDLWTINLSEMLLKVGILYIGGRLVTSGAVSNGDLVTFILYQIQFTEVVQVLLSTYPKVQKAVGSSEKIFEYLDRIPRCPASGVLTSVNLKGCVQFQDVSFAYPNRPDVPVLQGLTFTLHPGQVMALVGPNGSGKSTVAALLQNLYQPTTGQLLLDGKPLPQYEHRYLHTRVAAVGQEPQLFGRSFRENIAYGLVQKPTMEEVIAAAMESGAHSFISELPQGYNTEVGEAGSQLSGGQRQAVALARALIRKPRVLILDDATSALDANSQLRVEQLLYKSPERGSRSVLLITQCLSLVEQADQILFLEGGTICEAGTHQQLMERNGRYWDMMQAADGSGAPE
- the TAP1 gene encoding antigen peptide transporter 1 isoform X2: MASSGPPRPCGCLCPSRTSLAWLGIALLVLVDWVLLRGALPGICSVLVPTALPLLRVWVVGLSRWAVLWLGARGVLRATVGSGSESAGVRGWLAALQSLAAALSLALPGLALFRELSSWRVPRDSHSSRILHWGSRLDAFALSYVAALPAAAIWHKLRELCVPESHGGSGGAVRRLVGCLGSEIRRVPLLLVLCVLSCLGEMAMPFFTGRLVDFILQDGTASGFMRYITLMSILTTASAVLEFVGDGIYNSTMGRVHSQFQGEVFQAVLRQETEFFQKNQTGAITSRVTEDTSTLSESLSEKLSLSLWYLVRGLCLLGLMLWGSLSLTMVTLVVLPLLFLMPKTLGKWYQALAAQVQESLAESSQVAIEVLSAMPTVRSFANEEGEAQKFRQKLQDMKTLHQKEALAYAVDLWTINLSEMLLKVGILYIGGRLVTSGAVSNGDLVTFILYQIQFTEVVQVLLSTYPKVQKAVGSSEKIFEYLDRIPRCPASGVLTSVNLKGCVQFQDVSFAYPNRPDVPVLQVMALVGPNGSGKSTVAALLQNLYQPTTGQLLLDGKPLPQYEHRYLHTRVAAVGQEPQLFGRSFRENIAYGLVQKPTMEEVIAAAMESGAHSFISELPQGYNTEVGEAGSQLSGGQRQAVALARALIRKPRVLILDDATSALDANSQLRVEQLLYKSPERGSRSVLLITQCLSLVEQADQILFLEGGTICEAGTHQQLMERNGRYWDMMQAADGSGAPE